The DNA window TGCAGGCTGCGGCATCCTTCCTTTCATGTTTATTGCGGAAGCGCTTACCGCGGGTCTCGTCCGCCGACTCGGCCCGGATTCCATGAAGATACTAGAAGAACTTGAAACAGAGCTGGAAAAAGTCGACATCTTTATCAGATAAAAGAGCCATTTTCATAAAGTGCAGCCTGTACATTTCGTGCACGGCCTGCAGCCATAAAACGGAGGGCATACCGCCAGGAGCTTTTTGAGAAAGCCGAATGGGGTATGCCCTCCGTCCCTGTAACTCCGGTACGTCTGACCTTATAAATACTTCTTGAAAAAATCAATCTAACGGGTCCGCCATAGACTCAAACTCCGGCGCTCCGTCAAACATCCACTCATATCATTTCATTTCCAAAGAATTTCATTCGCCATATTTGTTCCTTTATTTGTCGTTTTACCTTTATAAAGACATGAATTTTCTTTTTTACATTATATTTTATGCTTTATTTTTGTATTCGATATTTACTATTCTCTAAAAAGGTGATATCATCTATTCAAATCAAAAAGAATACAAATTCCGAAAGGGGACATTATGGAACAATCATTCTTTATTTCAGATTTATATCGTCAAAAAGCAAAAGAACTTATTAAAGGCGGCTATGATCTTCACACTCATACCGAACCCTCAGCCTTTCACCGGGCTCTGGATGATTTTGAGTTGATACAGGAGGCCGCAGATGCCGGAATGGCCGGCGTCATGATAAAAGCCCATTACGGCTGCACGGCATCGCGGGCAGCACTGGTAAATCTTCACAGTCACTGTTCAGCCAAAGCATACGGCGGACTTGTCCTGAATCATCCGGTCGGCGGACTGAACCCCTATGCGGTTGAAAACTCATTGAAAATGGGGGCTGTAATCATCTGGATGCCTACCAGAGATTCAGAAAACTGCCTGAAATATGGAGATATGCCGGGAGATTTTTTCTCACGCCCCGGAATTACAATTTTTGATGAAAACGGGAAACTAAAGAAAGAAATTTTTGAGATTTTCGAGATTGTTAAAAAATATGGCGCTTACCTTGCAACTGGCCATCTGAATTCAGAGGAATCCTATGCATTATGTAAAGAGGGGCGCCGGTACGGTGTCAATATGATATTGACGCACCCTGAATGGGACCGCACCCAGTCCACCGGAGCCGTTCAGAAAGAGCTGGCCGATACCGGTGTGCTGATTGAAAAAAACTGGCTCAATATCGCCGAAGGCTCCGTCTCCGTTCAAAGGATGGCATCCAATATAAAAGAGGCAGGCACCGGCCGCGTCTATCTGGCAACCGATCGCGGACAGTCCGGCTTCGAACATCCCGTTGAGGGAATGCTGCGCTTTATTGAAACACTGCTGGGCGAAGGTTTTACCGGACAGGAGATTAAAACCATGCTCTGCACTGTCCCCGGATATATTGTAAACAGGACTGCCCGCTGATGCTCCAAAAGCATCAAGATTTCCTGAAAATCTAAGTTTAAGAATTGACTTAAGATGCGGTTTTCCGCTTGAAATGTTAAGAAATAATATGCTTTGAAATTAGTATAGTACAGTGAAAATGAGAA is part of the [Clostridium] symbiosum genome and encodes:
- a CDS encoding DUF6282 family protein → MEQSFFISDLYRQKAKELIKGGYDLHTHTEPSAFHRALDDFELIQEAADAGMAGVMIKAHYGCTASRAALVNLHSHCSAKAYGGLVLNHPVGGLNPYAVENSLKMGAVIIWMPTRDSENCLKYGDMPGDFFSRPGITIFDENGKLKKEIFEIFEIVKKYGAYLATGHLNSEESYALCKEGRRYGVNMILTHPEWDRTQSTGAVQKELADTGVLIEKNWLNIAEGSVSVQRMASNIKEAGTGRVYLATDRGQSGFEHPVEGMLRFIETLLGEGFTGQEIKTMLCTVPGYIVNRTAR